The segment TGCAGTttccccaaactcagtcctggggaccCTCAAGGGGTGCACAATTTGTTTTTTTTTGCCCTAACTACACAGCAGATTTAAGTAGGCAACTAATCATGAAGCTTTGAATCAGCAGTGTAGTGCTATGGCAAAAAAACTGAATGTGCACCCCTTAGGACAGTTTGGGAAACAGATTTATTGAGTATTGAAAAAAAACACTCACATGGCACAACCAAGTCTAATTTATCACAAATCTTTAATTGTCAAACACGAGCATAACCAGAGTATCTGTACAAAAAGACCGCTGTTCCAGATAGTATGGCTTCCTCTCCAGATCAGGGCCCAGCAGGTGGAAGATGCTGGAGATCTGTGCATTTACAAGCCCAGCTTGGTCCTCCTCCAGTGTCTCCTCTTGGAGTTGTACCTGGAACATTGAAACCAGGAATGATTTGGACTGATAATAGAACTACCAATCATAGTCTCCATGGTGGCattagtaaaaaaatatatattaaaaaataaaaaatgtaatcattAAATTTCCTCGGTATTTAGACAGGTTGTACTTAGGCTTGTCTAACTGTTAACACTAGCTTGTTTCTATACAATAACTTGGCAGACATCCAAGGAGTCATTTCCATATGCCCAAAAGCAAGGAAATTAGGTTGAGGTACTGCCAATAGATTACATCCACAATGGGGATGTCAGCCCTAATATGGTTGAGACATGTCAGCCCTAATATGGttgagacacctgaaaccccacctcttcaaggaatacctaggataaagcaatccttctgcccccccccccccccccccccccttaaaagatctgatgcactattgtaaagtggctgttccaccggatgccataaggtgaatgcaccaatttgtaagtcgctctggataagagcgtctgctaaatgacttaaatgtaaatgtaatgtaaatgttgaaaGACATTCAAACTTACTATTAGATAACTACATTACTTCAGTAGACAGCTATGATACTTATCTCCATTGCTCTACTAAAAAGAATGTCACAGGTGACGTGAACTCCAAAGTGGAAGGTACATTTAATCATTAACTACTTTAATTTGACTAAATACGTTAACACttatttttaactgcattgttggttaagggcttgtaagcaagcatttcactgtaagatctacaccttttgtattcggcACGTAACAAACACAATTTGATATTGATCTGATTACTCTCAGCAGGATTAATGACACCACTCCCACTGAATGGAAGCAGTGCAATTGCAGACCTGCTTTAGATCGTCATATCGTGCATGTGGCACCAGTTACACCTTACAGAGGGAGGCTAGGCAGATAACACGCATACCTGATCTTGTTGCCAGTCTTCATTCTGATCCACTGTGGAATTGGCCTGTTCTGTTTCTGCTTCTTGGCGAGAAAGCGTTTGATCCTGAAAGTCTTGTGGGACGACTGAAATGAAGAGATGAGACATATTAACTAactaaacctgtttttacttaaTCACGTGCAAGTAA is part of the Salvelinus fontinalis isolate EN_2023a chromosome 6, ASM2944872v1, whole genome shotgun sequence genome and harbors:
- the LOC129858211 gene encoding 60S ribosomal protein L39-like, producing MMALWARSARIFSTLIGSDCIHHHRFLSFFLFGLRHCGVRTVHEMSSHKTFRIKRFLAKKQKQNRPIPQWIRMKTGNKIRYNSKRRHWRRTKLGL